Proteins from a genomic interval of Sphingobacterium sp. SYP-B4668:
- a CDS encoding sialidase family protein, producing MKNSISALLGLTLLATSLTAQETIVFKSGDDGYASYRIPAIVKNKQGELLAFSEGRVDHSGDYGNVDIVYKISADNGKTWGKLQVAADYDKLQAGNAAPVVDLLDPQYPQGRIFLFYNTGNNHEGEVRKGNGLRELWYITSTDGGRTWSEAVNITTQAHRPKQPQINVEYNFEQDWRAYANTPGHGLQFDSGTYKGRLYIPANHSAGVPKSAGRDYYAHAYYSDDHGKSFKLAETITFEGGNETMAAQISKDGLYMNTRNQQGNVRNRIVSYSSDGGVTWDTTFYDKNLPDPVNQGSTLSWKEGNKYILAVCNAADQQDRNNLTLRVSKNQGKDWYFNKIVAKAPEGYKGSFSAYSDMVKIGKKKIGVLYEKDDYKEIVFVPVAYK from the coding sequence ATGAAGAACTCCATCTCAGCATTACTGGGACTTACCCTGCTAGCTACCAGTTTGACGGCACAAGAGACCATCGTTTTTAAATCAGGTGATGACGGTTACGCCAGTTACCGTATACCCGCAATAGTCAAGAATAAACAGGGTGAGCTATTAGCTTTTTCCGAAGGACGAGTCGATCATTCCGGTGACTATGGAAATGTGGATATCGTCTATAAAATTAGTGCGGACAATGGAAAGACATGGGGAAAGCTTCAAGTCGCTGCTGACTATGATAAATTGCAAGCTGGAAATGCTGCGCCGGTGGTTGATCTTTTAGATCCTCAGTATCCACAAGGACGTATCTTTCTGTTCTACAATACCGGCAATAACCATGAAGGAGAGGTGAGGAAAGGGAATGGACTCCGAGAGCTCTGGTATATCACCTCGACTGATGGAGGGAGGACTTGGTCCGAAGCGGTGAATATCACTACACAAGCGCATCGTCCAAAGCAGCCACAAATTAATGTCGAGTATAATTTTGAACAAGATTGGAGAGCTTATGCCAATACACCTGGACACGGTCTGCAATTTGATTCAGGTACTTATAAGGGACGTCTCTATATTCCTGCCAACCACTCTGCAGGTGTGCCCAAGTCAGCAGGGCGGGACTACTATGCACATGCATACTATTCAGATGATCACGGTAAGAGTTTCAAGCTAGCGGAGACCATCACTTTTGAAGGAGGCAATGAGACCATGGCTGCTCAGATATCCAAGGATGGACTGTATATGAATACCCGCAATCAACAGGGCAATGTCAGGAATCGTATTGTATCTTACTCCAGTGATGGAGGGGTGACATGGGATACTACTTTTTATGATAAAAATCTTCCCGATCCAGTCAATCAAGGCAGTACATTATCTTGGAAAGAAGGAAATAAATATATCCTGGCAGTATGCAATGCCGCCGATCAACAAGATAGGAACAATCTGACATTACGGGTTTCCAAAAATCAAGGCAAGGATTGGTATTTTAATAAAATTGTCGCCAAAGCACCTGAGGGATATAAGGGATCTTTTTCTGCCTATTCGGATATGGTGAAAATTGGTAAAAAGAAGATAGGTGTATTATACGAAAAAGATGATTATAAAGAGATTGTATTTGTTCCTGTAGCTTACAAGTAA
- a CDS encoding TonB-dependent receptor: protein MRVKIIIITLLVSSLHLSASVYAQRINLNEKKAQMVQILNKIEKQVGYTFFYNKRDLQQLKPVTIVVNNERLDVTLDKIFADQPLGYALHDKIIVIKKIDPLGSHSSIIPSKSLKVQEDIIGQVTDSLKNPLSGVSIKIKGTTRGTSTDNDGKFRIPAKSGEILSFSAIGYRALDIEITDQRALQVILTLDNSDLEEVIVLGFGQSQKKIAQTGSLASISTKDLKQSPVANVTNALAGRLPGLITLQRSGEPGYDNSDLLIRGRSTFNSVSPLITIDGVQKDYSAINLLDVNEIENITILKDASATALYGVKGANGVIIITTRRGREGAPQMQLSTQTAVQTPTRLPLILGSYDYARLSNEAYLNDNPDGILIPYDEISLEAYRTGINPLKYPNINWMQEAMKNSLLSQSNFNISGGSPKTRYFVNIGYTNQNGIYKSEKQPKYDPNVSFKRYNFRSNVDVDFDKDFSMSLNLFGAIENGRYPRSSASTLFDMLQKVTPNAFPIKYPTGFYAQTPSLLNPFYWLNTQGYAQNFNSSLSGMLSATRKLDFIVEGLSIKGNYSFDGYFKNQFTRTRSERAAYYNGTGDYDNLDSYTYTQEDLPLSAPSSSFNQNRDIWMDASINYSNTFGPHAVSGLLLANRTQKVIGGQIPYVSQGLVTRLTYNYNNKYFGEFNAGYNGTDNFAKDNRYGFFPAFSAGWIVSEESFLKENQVLTFMKIRGSYGLTGNDQLSGRRWLFISEYNDYSGYNFGDPLVWMSGVGEGAIANPLVSWEVARKGNLGMEFKLWKDLIELNVDLFHEKRNDILITRGSVPSMIGIPSGNLAPVNFGETVNKGFEIELNHRKTVGDVSYFVKANASFARNKIIFMDEESKPYPYLTNTGRPIGQYFGLKADGFFNNVEEIQNHAQQFGQVIPGDIRYVDLNGDNIIDQNDAGPIGKSDVPEVFYGLYLGLNWKGFDVSCLFQGADGFNVLLSDQAVYEFVEGRNVLQHHLDRWTPETASTANYPVLHYGFNNNNHRPSSFFLKDASYIRLKNAEIGYTFKNVKLTKDKKFSSVRVYTNGMNLITWDKIGGSYDPEIRSGSGNNYPQQKVYNFGLSVSF, encoded by the coding sequence ATGAGGGTTAAAATTATTATCATCACCTTACTGGTCTCTTCTTTGCATCTTTCTGCAAGTGTATATGCGCAACGGATAAATTTGAATGAGAAAAAAGCCCAAATGGTTCAAATTCTTAACAAGATAGAGAAGCAGGTCGGTTATACTTTTTTTTACAATAAGCGAGATCTCCAGCAACTTAAACCTGTAACGATAGTCGTAAACAACGAACGTTTAGACGTCACACTGGATAAAATATTTGCGGATCAACCTTTGGGCTATGCGCTGCATGACAAGATTATTGTCATCAAAAAAATCGACCCTTTGGGTAGCCATTCGTCCATTATCCCTAGTAAAAGCTTAAAAGTGCAAGAGGATATTATTGGACAAGTTACAGATTCCCTAAAAAATCCTTTGTCGGGGGTCTCCATTAAGATTAAAGGAACCACTCGAGGGACCTCGACAGACAACGATGGAAAATTTAGAATTCCGGCTAAGAGCGGAGAAATTTTGTCTTTCTCCGCAATCGGATATCGAGCCTTGGATATAGAGATCACGGACCAAAGAGCACTTCAGGTTATATTAACTTTGGACAATTCAGATTTGGAAGAAGTGATAGTTTTAGGGTTTGGACAGTCTCAAAAAAAGATAGCGCAAACAGGCTCTTTGGCCTCCATTTCCACAAAAGACCTTAAGCAAAGCCCAGTCGCCAACGTTACCAATGCCTTGGCCGGAAGACTTCCTGGACTAATTACACTGCAGCGAAGCGGAGAGCCGGGATATGATAATTCTGACTTATTGATTAGAGGACGTTCTACTTTTAACAGCGTGTCTCCCCTAATTACGATAGATGGTGTCCAAAAGGATTACAGTGCCATTAACCTGTTGGATGTAAACGAAATCGAGAATATTACAATCCTCAAGGATGCGTCAGCTACAGCATTGTATGGTGTCAAGGGAGCCAACGGCGTGATTATCATCACGACAAGAAGGGGGCGTGAAGGTGCTCCCCAGATGCAGTTGTCCACTCAGACGGCGGTACAGACACCTACTAGACTTCCATTGATCCTCGGCTCGTATGATTATGCACGGCTTTCCAATGAGGCTTATCTCAATGATAATCCAGATGGCATATTGATTCCCTATGATGAGATTAGTCTAGAAGCCTATCGCACAGGAATCAACCCCCTAAAGTACCCAAATATCAATTGGATGCAAGAGGCCATGAAAAATTCCTTATTGTCTCAATCCAATTTTAACATCAGCGGCGGCAGTCCCAAGACGCGATATTTTGTCAATATTGGATATACCAATCAAAATGGAATCTATAAATCCGAAAAACAGCCCAAATACGATCCAAATGTATCTTTCAAAAGGTACAATTTTCGGTCTAACGTGGATGTAGATTTTGACAAAGACTTCAGCATGTCTTTGAATTTGTTCGGTGCAATTGAAAATGGACGCTATCCTAGATCCAGTGCATCCACACTTTTTGATATGTTGCAAAAAGTTACCCCAAATGCCTTTCCGATTAAATATCCAACTGGATTTTATGCCCAAACCCCCTCTTTATTAAATCCTTTCTATTGGCTTAATACGCAGGGATATGCTCAAAATTTTAATTCATCCCTCTCTGGTATGCTATCCGCTACGCGCAAGTTGGACTTTATCGTCGAAGGCCTTTCGATTAAAGGGAATTATTCTTTTGATGGCTATTTCAAGAATCAGTTTACTCGTACTCGAAGTGAGCGCGCCGCCTATTATAATGGTACCGGAGATTATGACAATTTGGATAGCTACACCTATACCCAAGAAGATCTTCCCCTGTCTGCTCCATCTTCATCCTTCAACCAGAATAGGGATATTTGGATGGATGCGTCCATTAACTATTCCAATACTTTTGGGCCCCATGCAGTCAGCGGCTTATTACTCGCTAACAGGACCCAGAAGGTTATTGGGGGGCAGATACCCTATGTATCACAAGGATTGGTCACCAGGCTCACCTACAACTATAACAACAAGTACTTCGGAGAGTTCAACGCAGGATACAATGGTACCGACAATTTTGCTAAAGACAATCGATATGGCTTCTTTCCTGCATTTTCTGCCGGATGGATCGTTTCAGAAGAATCCTTCCTAAAAGAAAATCAAGTATTGACCTTTATGAAGATTAGAGGGTCATATGGCCTCACCGGAAATGACCAATTGAGTGGAAGACGCTGGTTGTTCATTTCTGAATATAATGATTATTCTGGATACAACTTTGGCGATCCGTTAGTTTGGATGTCCGGAGTTGGTGAAGGTGCGATCGCCAATCCATTGGTTTCGTGGGAGGTAGCCCGTAAAGGCAATCTAGGAATGGAGTTCAAGCTATGGAAAGACTTGATTGAATTGAATGTGGATCTATTCCATGAAAAACGCAATGACATCTTGATTACAAGAGGTTCTGTCCCATCGATGATCGGTATTCCAAGTGGTAATCTCGCACCAGTCAATTTCGGAGAGACTGTTAATAAGGGATTCGAAATAGAGCTTAATCATAGAAAGACAGTCGGCGATGTTTCTTATTTCGTTAAGGCAAATGCTTCGTTCGCTCGAAACAAGATTATTTTTATGGATGAAGAGTCTAAGCCTTATCCGTATTTGACCAATACCGGGCGTCCCATAGGACAATATTTTGGCCTCAAAGCAGATGGCTTCTTTAACAATGTAGAAGAGATTCAAAACCACGCACAGCAATTTGGCCAGGTTATTCCAGGTGACATCCGTTATGTAGATCTAAATGGCGATAATATCATTGACCAAAATGATGCTGGGCCCATTGGCAAAAGCGATGTGCCCGAGGTTTTTTACGGTCTTTATTTAGGTCTGAACTGGAAGGGATTTGATGTAAGCTGTCTTTTCCAAGGCGCAGATGGTTTCAATGTGTTGTTGAGCGATCAGGCCGTGTATGAATTTGTAGAAGGACGCAATGTCCTCCAGCATCATTTGGATCGGTGGACGCCAGAGACTGCCTCTACAGCCAATTATCCTGTATTACACTATGGATTCAATAATAACAACCACAGACCTTCTTCTTTTTTCTTAAAAGATGCATCCTATATCAGGCTGAAAAATGCAGAGATAGGGTACACATTCAAAAATGTCAAATTGACAAAGGATAAAAAATTCAGCTCCGTGCGCGTCTATACCAACGGTATGAACCTCATTACCTGGGACAAGATAGGTGGGTCATATGATCCCGAGATTAGGAGCGGCAGCGGTAACAACTATCCGCAGCAGAAGGTCTATAACTTTGGTTTATCGGTTAGTTTTTAA
- a CDS encoding family 20 glycosylhydrolase yields MHLLKYLSYIFLLGFSTVGYAQSIPALIPLPQEVQWGQEKIDLKNGVRIVSLQPTLQHEVNVLVTILQSQMLPISSLPHQQSSEITFTLQLDSLDEYYTTEGAYRLKVQGAAIHLTAGSAVGIYYGLQTFRQLFDSVSSIQSCMISDSPAYAWRGYLVDVGRNYQSLETLKEQIDVMASYKMNIFHFHFTEDIAWRLVSKQYPGLTEASNMLRWAGKYYSEADFKSLIAYCAERHITLVPEIDMPGHSGAFRRYFNVDMQSPQGMTYVKELVREFVMTYPELSYLHIGGDEVKITNQQFLPEMTTFIDSLGKQTLGWEPGGNLSSHTIRQLWMGGPKPITTDSVQQFIDSKHLYINHMDPLETVTTLFHRRIGEQSRGNINLLGGILCAWPDRAVANERDVFTQNAVYPGLLTFAERSWHGGGLAGWVCNMYPASHPAGQEFRAFEERLLAHKRLYFQHLPFPYTRQAGLQWNFYGPYVNEGHLQRVFEPELIGSDLNSLKANFVADGGTLILRHWWANIIKGTIPNPEPNTTWYASTRIWSDREEVRPFWIGFDNLSRSYASDSPVLGQWDNRSSQVWVNRQLIVPPTWQRAGAKGDLEIPLVDEGYSYRSPTQIILKKGWNEVLLKLPVARFEGMDWQNPVKWMFTFVPL; encoded by the coding sequence ATGCATCTTTTAAAATATTTAAGCTATATTTTTCTTTTGGGTTTCAGTACTGTGGGGTATGCTCAATCTATCCCTGCGCTTATCCCGCTGCCTCAGGAAGTACAGTGGGGGCAAGAAAAAATCGATTTGAAGAATGGAGTACGAATTGTATCGTTACAACCAACATTGCAGCATGAAGTGAATGTCTTGGTCACCATCCTTCAAAGTCAGATGTTGCCGATTTCATCACTTCCCCATCAGCAATCGAGTGAGATAACTTTCACACTTCAACTTGATTCGTTAGATGAATATTACACCACCGAAGGAGCATATCGCTTAAAGGTACAAGGGGCTGCCATTCATTTGACGGCTGGTAGTGCTGTAGGCATATATTACGGTTTGCAGACCTTTAGGCAACTTTTTGATAGTGTAAGCTCGATACAGAGCTGTATGATTAGCGATAGCCCAGCCTATGCATGGCGTGGTTATTTGGTTGATGTAGGTCGGAATTATCAGTCGTTGGAGACGCTTAAAGAACAGATCGACGTCATGGCGAGCTATAAGATGAATATTTTTCACTTTCATTTTACAGAAGATATTGCTTGGCGTTTGGTCAGTAAGCAATACCCTGGACTCACCGAGGCTTCCAACATGCTGCGTTGGGCAGGTAAATATTATAGTGAGGCCGACTTTAAGAGCTTAATCGCCTATTGTGCGGAGCGGCATATTACGCTTGTACCTGAGATTGACATGCCAGGGCACAGTGGGGCATTCCGTCGGTATTTTAACGTCGATATGCAATCTCCACAAGGTATGACCTATGTTAAGGAGCTAGTTCGAGAGTTTGTCATGACTTACCCAGAGTTGTCCTATTTGCATATTGGCGGGGATGAGGTCAAGATCACCAATCAGCAGTTTCTGCCCGAGATGACTACCTTTATAGATAGTCTGGGCAAGCAGACACTCGGCTGGGAACCTGGAGGAAATTTAAGTTCACATACCATCCGTCAACTCTGGATGGGTGGCCCAAAGCCCATTACGACAGATTCAGTTCAACAGTTTATTGATTCCAAGCATTTATATATCAATCATATGGATCCCTTGGAGACTGTTACGACCCTGTTTCACAGGCGGATTGGTGAGCAGAGTCGAGGCAATATCAATCTATTGGGAGGTATCTTGTGCGCCTGGCCCGATCGGGCAGTGGCGAATGAACGCGATGTGTTCACTCAAAATGCCGTGTATCCCGGTTTATTGACATTTGCGGAGAGAAGTTGGCACGGCGGTGGGCTGGCTGGCTGGGTGTGCAATATGTATCCTGCCTCGCATCCTGCTGGTCAGGAATTTCGAGCTTTCGAAGAGCGGCTTCTCGCCCACAAGCGTTTGTATTTTCAGCATCTTCCCTTTCCTTATACTCGCCAAGCAGGTTTGCAGTGGAACTTCTATGGTCCATATGTCAACGAGGGGCATTTACAGCGTGTATTTGAACCCGAGCTCATTGGGTCTGATCTAAACTCGTTAAAAGCAAATTTTGTCGCAGATGGGGGAACGTTGATCCTCCGTCATTGGTGGGCCAATATCATAAAGGGTACTATTCCTAATCCTGAGCCCAATACAACTTGGTATGCTAGCACGCGTATCTGGAGTGATAGGGAAGAGGTACGACCTTTTTGGATTGGCTTTGATAACCTATCAAGATCTTACGCCAGTGATTCACCTGTTTTAGGTCAGTGGGATAATAGGTCTAGTCAGGTGTGGGTCAATCGACAATTAATAGTACCGCCAACGTGGCAACGAGCTGGAGCAAAAGGCGATTTAGAAATCCCCTTGGTTGATGAAGGCTATTCGTATAGATCACCCACCCAGATTATTCTCAAGAAAGGATGGAATGAAGTGCTGCTCAAGCTTCCTGTTGCCAGGTTTGAGGGAATGGATTGGCAGAATCCAGTAAAATGGATGTTTACTTTTGTTCCGCTTTAA
- a CDS encoding AGE family epimerase/isomerase yields the protein MYDTKELEALASFYKNQLLNDTVPFWFPRSYDTEFGGYLLMRDADGSLIDTDKAVWIQGRACWLLATLYNTVAPNPEWLEGARLGYEFLRNKCFDASGKMYFHVDRQGTPIRMRRYFFSETFAVIAFAAYAKASGDQEAARLAREIFGVCMEYANGSRTMTSKFENTRPSKGIGIPMIMINTAQQLRETIGDERCDSAIRHWIAEIEHNFVKDDLRCVMEQVASDGSIIDHIDGRTLNPGHAIEGAWFILHEARYRGNDSHLIDLGCRMLDYMWDRGWDQEHGGILYFRDVFGKPVQEYWQDMKFWWPQNEAIIATLLAYLMTGDQKYAERHKMIHDYAYTHFHDPEHGEWFGYLHRDGQLAQTAKGNLFKGPFHLPRQEWYCLQILNEFLTNNI from the coding sequence ATGTACGATACTAAGGAATTGGAAGCGTTAGCTTCTTTTTATAAAAATCAGCTTCTAAATGACACCGTGCCCTTTTGGTTTCCACGGTCATACGATACCGAATTTGGAGGGTATCTACTTATGCGTGACGCCGACGGCTCATTGATTGATACTGACAAAGCGGTGTGGATTCAAGGTCGGGCATGTTGGCTTTTAGCCACCTTATATAATACAGTAGCTCCTAATCCGGAGTGGCTTGAGGGCGCCCGATTGGGCTATGAATTCCTTCGTAACAAATGTTTTGATGCCAGTGGTAAAATGTACTTTCATGTAGATCGACAAGGTACCCCTATTCGCATGCGCCGATATTTCTTTTCGGAGACTTTTGCAGTAATTGCTTTTGCGGCTTATGCAAAGGCATCAGGAGACCAAGAGGCTGCTCGATTGGCTAGAGAAATCTTTGGTGTTTGTATGGAATATGCAAATGGATCGAGGACCATGACTTCCAAATTTGAAAACACACGTCCCAGTAAAGGTATTGGGATTCCCATGATTATGATCAATACTGCACAGCAATTACGTGAGACCATTGGAGATGAAAGATGTGATTCAGCTATACGACATTGGATAGCTGAAATTGAGCACAACTTTGTCAAGGATGATTTGCGTTGCGTGATGGAGCAAGTAGCATCTGATGGTAGTATTATCGATCATATAGACGGCAGGACACTCAATCCTGGACATGCCATCGAAGGTGCTTGGTTTATCCTGCATGAAGCAAGGTATCGCGGTAATGATTCTCATCTGATCGATTTGGGTTGCCGTATGTTGGATTATATGTGGGATAGGGGATGGGATCAAGAACACGGCGGAATATTGTATTTTAGAGACGTATTTGGTAAGCCAGTACAAGAATATTGGCAGGATATGAAGTTTTGGTGGCCTCAGAACGAAGCCATTATAGCCACACTTTTAGCTTATTTGATGACGGGTGACCAGAAATATGCCGAGCGGCATAAAATGATTCATGACTATGCATATACCCATTTCCATGATCCTGAACATGGCGAGTGGTTTGGCTATTTGCATCGAGATGGACAGCTTGCACAAACCGCCAAAGGCAACCTATTTAAAGGGCCTTTTCATCTACCAAGACAAGAATGGTACTGTTTACAAATATTAAATGAATTTTTAACAAACAACATATAG
- a CDS encoding RNA polymerase sigma-70 factor, whose translation MSIFQESTDEELVSLLKEGNEHAFSMIYQRHWRRLFVIASQKINSFEEAEEIVQDIFFSLWTRRMNLEIQGNLSNYLSVSVKYRVIRVLDKHYRHRNYLNSLVDMSLVDDSTQENLLFEELRGQLSKYVAELPEKCRLVFQLSREQGYSQKDIAKELNISEKTVETHLGKARKYLRSRLAHFFQILL comes from the coding sequence ATGTCCATATTCCAAGAAAGTACAGACGAAGAATTAGTTTCTTTACTGAAAGAAGGAAATGAACATGCTTTTTCTATGATTTATCAAAGACATTGGAGGAGACTATTCGTGATAGCCAGTCAAAAGATAAATTCATTTGAGGAGGCCGAAGAAATTGTGCAAGATATATTTTTCAGCTTATGGACACGTCGTATGAATCTCGAAATTCAGGGTAATCTGTCCAACTATCTATCTGTATCTGTTAAGTATCGAGTTATTCGCGTACTTGATAAGCATTATCGGCATCGGAATTATCTCAATTCATTGGTCGATATGTCACTGGTAGATGATTCAACGCAAGAAAACCTGCTGTTTGAAGAATTGCGCGGACAGTTATCAAAATACGTAGCTGAGTTGCCTGAAAAATGTCGACTAGTCTTTCAGTTGAGTCGTGAACAAGGATATTCCCAAAAAGATATTGCCAAAGAATTGAATATTTCAGAGAAAACCGTAGAGACACATCTAGGTAAGGCTCGTAAATATTTGCGCTCTCGTCTGGCCCATTTCTTTCAAATTCTTTTATAA
- a CDS encoding MFS transporter — MIKSLSTKKYYPWVVVALLWIVALLNYLDRQMLSTMRPAMEIDIAELRMATNFGYLMAIFLWIYGLMSPVAGVIADKISRKWLIVGSLFVWSAVTFGMGFATTYNQLYVLRAIMGVSEALYIPAGLSLIADYHSDKTRSLAVGIHMTGLYFGQALGGFGATVAANYSWHLTFKIFGLVGIIYAFVLVFTFFETRGHTKAMTDTAPGVPLWKGFSVLLSNISFWVILLYFAAPSLPGWATKNWLPTLFADNLNIPMTQAGPLSTVTIAISSFLGVILGGILSDRWVQKNKRGRIYTSAIGLGLTIPALFLIGYGNQVWTIVAAGLTFGFGFGMFDANNMPILCQFVSPKYRATAYGTMNMVGVMAGAYITRALGASADSGRLGRDFALLAIVVFVVLIIQLAVLKPREHEAVE, encoded by the coding sequence ATGATAAAGTCATTAAGTACAAAAAAATATTACCCTTGGGTCGTGGTTGCCCTCCTGTGGATTGTTGCATTGCTCAACTATTTGGATCGGCAGATGCTATCCACTATGCGTCCTGCGATGGAAATCGACATTGCAGAGCTCCGTATGGCGACTAATTTTGGATACTTAATGGCTATCTTTCTTTGGATTTATGGGCTGATGAGTCCCGTTGCAGGAGTGATTGCTGACAAGATTAGCCGTAAATGGTTGATCGTTGGTAGCTTGTTCGTTTGGTCGGCGGTTACCTTCGGAATGGGATTTGCCACTACCTATAATCAGCTCTATGTATTAAGAGCGATCATGGGCGTGAGTGAGGCACTTTATATTCCGGCAGGTCTGTCGCTCATAGCTGATTATCATTCGGATAAGACCAGGTCTTTGGCGGTAGGGATTCACATGACTGGGCTCTACTTTGGACAAGCTCTCGGTGGGTTTGGAGCCACGGTCGCCGCAAATTATTCCTGGCATTTGACTTTTAAAATTTTTGGACTCGTCGGCATCATTTATGCGTTTGTACTTGTTTTCACCTTCTTTGAGACACGTGGTCATACCAAAGCCATGACGGATACAGCCCCCGGAGTTCCGTTATGGAAAGGTTTCTCCGTATTGCTATCTAATATCTCTTTTTGGGTGATACTACTTTATTTTGCGGCCCCTAGTTTACCTGGATGGGCGACAAAAAATTGGCTTCCTACACTCTTTGCTGACAATCTCAATATACCCATGACCCAAGCAGGTCCCTTATCGACGGTGACTATTGCCATATCCTCCTTTTTAGGGGTGATTCTTGGGGGCATATTATCCGATAGATGGGTGCAAAAGAATAAAAGGGGCAGGATTTATACCAGTGCTATAGGACTAGGATTGACTATACCTGCCCTTTTTTTAATTGGCTATGGTAACCAAGTCTGGACCATCGTAGCCGCCGGCTTGACGTTTGGCTTTGGCTTTGGCATGTTCGATGCCAATAATATGCCCATCCTCTGCCAGTTTGTGTCTCCTAAGTACAGAGCCACGGCCTATGGAACCATGAATATGGTAGGCGTGATGGCCGGAGCGTATATTACAAGGGCTTTGGGTGCATCGGCAGACTCCGGCCGTTTGGGACGTGATTTTGCATTGCTGGCCATTGTTGTGTTTGTGGTGTTGATTATCCAATTGGCTGTTTTAAAACCTAGAGAACACGAAGCGGTTGAATAG
- a CDS encoding FecR family protein gives MKDRFYYEYLASKWLDGRITQQEKDEFSAWYALLNQEELQVPASFAKNEEELSRRMFEHITKKIHPVHQLPQPRKVSTTVWVGLAASLLLIALISALWKSSYSAKESLHAHSVVQPGGPKALLTLSNGSIIDLDSIVNGSFVEDDGIIIEKDTDGQLIYRLASGGTDAATYAFNTISTPRGGEYKIVLPDGSRVWLNAASSLRYPLIFNADRREVELLEGEAYFEINKSIRSKKNIPFIVHAQEQELEVLGTRFNINTYLHTQVFTTLLEGSVKAGFKQSTQRQFLKPGQQLHLNAQSNTTSISDVSLDPILAWKDGLFYFENASLEVVLDEFSRWYDIDIEIKDKTKKYNFFGKIPRNTNLSTALAILRTTGVEYKMEKRKLIIY, from the coding sequence ATGAAAGATCGATTTTACTACGAATACCTCGCCTCTAAATGGTTGGATGGCCGTATTACCCAACAGGAAAAGGATGAATTTTCGGCGTGGTATGCTTTGTTGAATCAAGAAGAATTGCAAGTACCTGCTTCTTTTGCGAAGAATGAGGAAGAATTGAGTCGACGTATGTTCGAGCACATTACCAAAAAGATCCATCCCGTACATCAGTTACCCCAACCAAGAAAAGTTTCCACTACTGTATGGGTAGGTCTTGCCGCATCACTTTTGCTCATTGCATTAATAAGCGCATTATGGAAATCTAGTTATTCAGCTAAAGAAAGTCTCCACGCACATTCTGTCGTACAGCCCGGAGGTCCCAAGGCTTTATTAACCCTTTCAAACGGTAGTATAATAGACTTGGATAGTATTGTCAACGGAAGTTTTGTTGAGGATGATGGCATCATCATAGAAAAAGATACCGATGGCCAACTGATTTATAGATTAGCTAGTGGCGGGACTGATGCAGCAACCTATGCATTCAATACAATCAGTACCCCTAGAGGAGGTGAGTACAAAATTGTTCTTCCCGATGGATCCCGCGTATGGCTCAATGCAGCATCGTCATTGCGCTACCCTTTGATATTTAATGCTGACCGTCGAGAAGTCGAGCTTCTAGAGGGAGAGGCTTATTTTGAGATAAATAAATCGATACGATCCAAAAAAAATATTCCGTTTATCGTCCATGCTCAGGAGCAAGAACTGGAGGTATTGGGTACGAGGTTTAATATCAACACCTATCTCCATACGCAAGTTTTTACCACTTTGCTTGAAGGATCGGTTAAGGCCGGCTTTAAACAGTCTACACAACGTCAATTTTTGAAGCCAGGACAGCAGTTGCATCTAAATGCACAGTCCAATACAACTTCTATTTCTGATGTATCCCTGGACCCCATATTGGCCTGGAAAGATGGATTATTCTACTTTGAAAATGCAAGTTTGGAAGTTGTTCTTGACGAATTTTCACGCTGGTATGATATTGATATCGAAATCAAAGATAAAACTAAAAAATACAATTTCTTTGGTAAGATACCACGTAACACCAATCTGTCTACCGCATTAGCCATATTAAGAACAACTGGCGTCGAGTATAAAATGGAAAAAAGAAAACTGATTATATACTAA